From Bicyclus anynana chromosome 7, ilBicAnyn1.1, whole genome shotgun sequence, the proteins below share one genomic window:
- the LOC112047394 gene encoding uncharacterized protein LOC112047394, with amino-acid sequence MLLIALVFFASILVQARPFNITHLIVPETVPPGQEEVEIECRYDANFTLLNWFKGVHEFFRYKPGSAPTTRSFPILGVGRVELIACGPTACRLKLGALTEDATGLYKCDIERDAPPYRFASRKAYMEVHGHVHRKPLLEGLAEQFGEGEEMKAYCRGAPDTELRWYINGRELEDLRGSTVLKKYSSRLLFLGIPPTVTVQCAEFKFGKLYGSNQEKARWKDYGGQDERPQEQRNKSDILKVHSIFVCILSLYLLKL; translated from the coding sequence ATGCTACTGATTGCTCTCGTCTTTTTCGCGAGCATCTTGGTACAAGCTCGCCCTTTCAACATAACCCACCTGATAGTCCCTGAAACGGTGCCCCCAGGGCAAGAAGAAGTGGAAATAGAGTGCAGATACGACGCCAACTTCACTCTACTCAACTGGTTTAAAGGTGTCCATGAGTTCTTCAGATACAAACCTGGTTCGGCCCCAACAACGAGGTCCTTTCCTATCCTCGGCGTAGGAAGAGTCGAGCTCATCGCTTGTGGACCGACAGCTTGCCGTCTCAAGCTCGGAGCTTTGACAGAAGATGCTACAGGCTTATACAAATGTGACATAGAACGTGATGCGCCGCCTTACAGATTCGCAAGCAGAAAAGCGTATATGGAAGTCCACGGGCATGTGCATAGGAAGCCTTTGCTCGAAGGATTAGCCGAGCAATTTGGAGAAGGTGAAGAAATGAAAGCGTACTGTAGGGGAGCGCCTGACACGGAACTTCGCTGGTACATAAACGGTAGGGAATTGGAGGATTTGCGAGGTTCAACGGTTTTGAAGAAATATAGTTCGAGATTGCTGTTCCTAGGAATACCACCTACGGTGACTGTTCAATGTGCTGAATTCAAATTTGGCAAGCTCTACGGTTCCAATCAAGAGAAGGCGCGATGGAAAGACTACGGAGGTCAAGACGAGAGGCCGCAAGAACAAAGAAATAAATCTGACATATTGAAAGTGCATTCcatatttgtttgtatattaagtttatatttgttaaagttgtga